AGGCATAGGGTGTAAGCCAGGTTTTAAGAAGGGCAGGGTCATGCAGAAGAGCATTATGAATTCAACAGGAAATGTTAGGAATGGTATTAAGTTTCAAACTGCCAAaatttaaagtttgtttgtatGAATAATCATATCATGAGTTTCAATcaatacaaaagaaatatttaataatcttaactctttaagtatttaattttatgaagGCAGAAAGGCGCCCATGCTGGTCTCAATGAGGGCAGAAATGTGCTGCCAAAAAAGAGCatggtgcagcacccttccataactcttatTAAGCTTCTTAAATTCTGTCTTTAAGCCCTACCATGGTTCTGGCGTTTCTATGTCCCTTGTACACGTGTTTGACGGTGGGTCGGCCAATGTTACTCTCGGCCATTTCCTTCTTTTCCCGGGCCTCCTGCCTGAGTCGGTGGAATGCCTGCAGCTTACGGGCAGCTGTCTGTCGCATTAAGTCCTCCCtatgtaaaacaacatacatgcaggagataagtatttttatatacCACATAGTAATTATAACAATGTGAGCAACTCATTTCTTTATACCGGTAAATATCTTTTTATCTAACCAAAAGATTAATACATAATTCAATAATAGTTTCCATCAAATAAACTATAAgtaataagaaaatattgatttatgcagaattatttttattgaaggATTTTAACCGTCTGCTTTCAGCACCACCCTCATCATCACTGCTGCTATCACTGCTATTCAGGTGAAAGCTGCCTGTCGGTGGACCACTGTGCCCTATACGCCTCTGTCTGGGCAATGTTCCTGACACATTTTCCTCACCCCCAGTCgctgatgaaataaacatgtacattgcaAACTCAGGCAACTAGGGATCAAACTGTGTATAATAAGGGATCAAATTGTGTATCATAAAAATTAGAATTGATATAAATGTACTGAAAGTAACCTAGAGGATATATTGATTACAGAAATTTTACtcatttcaagggccataatctagtcATGCATGGGAGGATCTTACTTGTCTACGAAAGGAACCGAAGCCTCAAGGATATCTTACTACTCCataagtttgattgagatacaatcaataCTGGAGACATTATCGCGCtcacaaacaattgtttatggACACAAGAATGCATGGACAACAGATACCAGCCTTTGTCCAGTAAAGCTAAAAATGCATTACCTCAATATGCACTTAAGCTTGTTacctaaaatatgaaaaacacaaTTTGAAAAACAGGACCTTGTGAATCAGTCCTGCTGTCTCCCGTTGCTTCATTACCAACTGAGGTGACTGTTTCTAATACTTCACTCCTAATCTCTTCTGTATGGCTTTCTGAATCTTCTGCAATGATGTTAATATCAACTTTAttatcaacaatattttgttcacTTTTCCCTTCATTGCTCATCGCTCCTTCCACCTGTACAGAGACACTTGGAAGCAGTTTAGTCCTAGTCCTATCCTCATTATCACAGTATGCTTGTTCGTTCTCCTCCATGTCTGAATCAACATCATCGGGCAAATCTTTAACATTACTACCAGAAGCTACCTCCATTTCTTCAGGACAGAAGGGCTTCAACATTGTCTCTtcagattttgtattttgagTTTCCATTGAGTATGATTCACTCGCATGTCTATTGTCATTTTCTGGAGTATGTTTCTGATTTTTGCTTCCATCATTTACTTCACTGTTACCCTGCAACACAGAGCTATTTGCGATGTCTCTGCTGTCATCAACGTTTAACTCTTGTTGAGAACTACTAGTATTCACAGTGTCTGATATATTTTGTCTAATTACACTGACACTATTATTGTCACTCTCTGTTTGTGAGTCACCAAGGGTAGGATTCTCAGCAGCAATTTCGTCTTCTAGACTCTGGAACTGTGTGAAGCCGACCCTTATAGTCCCAGCTGATGTCCCCTCTGAGGAATAGTGCAGGCTAACAACAGGGGCCAGATTCTGGGCCCTCAGGCTCTCAACAGCGGCCCGAATCTCAGTTCTTTCACTTGTGTTGTTTGCTAGTGATGATTCAGAACGATCTTGCTCACCATGTGATCCCAGTTCACCAGCTTCAGGTTGGGACACAGGAACTGAATTAGATTCCATACCTCCAGCAATTTCAGATTCTAAAGCTGATTTGTATGTTGTTGGATATAGTGGATTATAAGCATCACTGATTTCAGTCTCATTATCACAATGTTTACTGGAGTTATCCTCTGCCAGTTCATCACTGACGGCCATCACTTCTATCTTATTCACCACAGAAGACTGGGACTCATCTGACTTTGAACCAACTGAATCAGGGCTTTCTGCCTTTAAGTTGAAAGTCTGCGGCGTATATGCATCTTCATCATATCCTTTACTTTTAGATTCATTGATGTCATGATCACGACATATTTCTGGAATTGACTTACTGGATGTTCCATTATCAATGTTTGTTAAGGATTCCTCTACATTGGCAATATCTGACTTAGATGGAACAGTTTGTGAATCATTGAAAGAACTATCATCAGTGTGACCACAAGCTGTGCTTTCTTTTTCTGACTGTACATTTTCACTCTCTGAGTACATCTCTGCTTCCCCTGAATGTTGTCCAGACAAAGAGTCACTCTGTGAACTCACATTCCTTGGAATGTCTCTTCCCATTTCTGTTAACATTGCTTGTGTCTCTTCACTAAACTCATGAATCTCCTGTACTGGCTCATGATTGTTATCACTTGCTGGCTGATCTCCTTCACTAGCTCCTTCTAAGGACCCTTCCGTTGCCCCCCTGTCAGCCCCTACCAGCTCCTGTGCCCCCTGTTCCCCTCCCCCCTCTGTCGTCTGAGAGTCCCTCTGTGCCTGAGTAGACCTCATGTTGGTCACCAGCCAGCGGGTCAGCAGGTCTGACATCCTGTTCATCACTCTGCTACGGGCACTCCCTAAACCGGAAATGAAGAATTAtgttaaattaaacaagaattctaaacaatacaatattaaagacattaaataaataaacaaaataatttatatgacatagtcccaattttttttaaataaagtgtatGTCTCATTTTG
The DNA window shown above is from Mya arenaria isolate MELC-2E11 chromosome 6, ASM2691426v1 and carries:
- the LOC128236948 gene encoding DDB1- and CUL4-associated factor 6-like: MFTRHLIREYGGKDTRNQYNAYKGSLSFIQRLQIERRLEVHSGCVNTICWNDRGTNILSGSDDLHLVVSNPYNGKIIHKIRSGHRQNIFSAKYLANGLDNETISCSGDGKIFYTHLEREDLANAHMFDCHFGTTYEVLVIPNEASTFLSCGEDGTVRFFDLREKSSCSKPSCKEDVMITCRSAITAMAANPLHPWQLGVGCSDSSVRIYDRRMLGTRATGNYSGKSLKGLLSMFTPPSLEKESYRVTSLHYSSDGRDVLVSYSSEQIYIFSSQDCDDFKPLVKEVPEIKSSGVPATESSDEPSPGQSSASDGVALPTNDTETRQPPVKRLRLRGDWSDTGPGARPERQTPGGTTSEAGQEHQEATGSARSRVMNRMSDLLTRWLVTNMRSTQAQRDSQTTEGGGEQGAQELVGADRGATEGSLEGASEGDQPASDNNHEPVQEIHEFSEETQAMLTEMGRDIPRNVSSQSDSLSGQHSGEAEMYSESENVQSEKESTACGHTDDSSFNDSQTVPSKSDIANVEESLTNIDNGTSSKSIPEICRDHDINESKSKGYDEDAYTPQTFNLKAESPDSVGSKSDESQSSVVNKIEVMAVSDELAEDNSSKHCDNETEISDAYNPLYPTTYKSALESEIAGGMESNSVPVSQPEAGELGSHGEQDRSESSLANNTSERTEIRAAVESLRAQNLAPVVSLHYSSEGTSAGTIRVGFTQFQSLEDEIAAENPTLGDSQTESDNNSVSVIRQNISDTVNTSSSQQELNVDDSRDIANSSVLQGNSEVNDGSKNQKHTPENDNRHASESYSMETQNTKSEETMLKPFCPEEMEVASGSNVKDLPDDVDSDMEENEQAYCDNEDRTRTKLLPSVSVQVEGAMSNEGKSEQNIVDNKVDINIIAEDSESHTEEIRSEVLETVTSVGNEATGDSRTDSQATGGEENVSGTLPRQRRIGHSGPPTGSFHLNSSDSSSDDEGGAESRREDLMRQTAARKLQAFHRLRQEAREKKEMAESNIGRPTVKHVYKGHRNARTMIKEASFWGDNYVMSGSDCGHVFVWDRHTTEVVMLLEADKHVVNCIQPHPFDPVLATSGIDYDIKIWSPLNEKPSFDEQRAKEVMLHNEIMLEETRDTITVPASFMLRVLASINSIRSGRRAMERNRTSSGENQDEAGRQASDTD